A section of the Subtercola frigoramans genome encodes:
- a CDS encoding AI-2E family transporter, with product MTESRLFSQGPFKTAFVATLGVLLALLLGSAAVSLSTAFTLIFLSLFVCLGLYPVVQKLERRKFSRTGAVFTVLGAFVVIVGLLAWLILPIVVEQATKLVTYLPSGIDQIEHQAWFESVNGAFGGSLTPGIDWLTQAVADPNVWLAVGGGALRVGAGILNGVFGTVFVVVLTLYFVASLETIKAAAYSLVPASKRDGFIDLSETIAASVGKYLGGMVILAAMNAVFTFILLTACGVAYAPVLAALAFPITLIPLVGPVINLILITFVSLFTSPGAALIVFLVMLVYVQVESYVLTPRIVGKAISIPGSLVLIGALIGGTLLGLIGALIACPVSASLLLIMKKVVVPAQNTR from the coding sequence GTGACTGAATCGCGGCTCTTCTCCCAGGGCCCGTTCAAGACGGCGTTCGTTGCAACTCTCGGTGTCCTCCTCGCGCTGCTGCTGGGTTCGGCCGCCGTCTCGCTGAGCACGGCGTTCACGCTGATCTTCCTCTCGCTCTTCGTCTGTCTCGGGCTCTACCCAGTGGTGCAGAAGCTCGAGAGGCGAAAGTTCTCGCGGACGGGCGCGGTCTTCACCGTTCTCGGCGCCTTCGTCGTCATCGTCGGCCTGCTCGCCTGGCTGATCCTGCCGATCGTGGTGGAGCAGGCCACGAAGCTCGTGACCTATCTGCCCAGCGGCATCGACCAGATCGAGCACCAGGCGTGGTTCGAGAGCGTGAATGGGGCTTTCGGCGGCTCCCTCACACCGGGCATCGACTGGCTGACCCAGGCTGTCGCCGACCCGAATGTCTGGCTCGCTGTCGGGGGCGGGGCGCTTCGCGTGGGAGCGGGCATCCTGAACGGAGTGTTCGGCACCGTGTTCGTCGTGGTGCTCACGCTCTACTTCGTGGCGAGCCTCGAGACGATCAAGGCGGCGGCCTACTCGCTGGTCCCGGCGTCGAAGCGCGACGGGTTCATCGACCTCTCGGAGACGATCGCAGCGTCGGTCGGCAAGTATCTCGGCGGCATGGTCATCCTGGCGGCGATGAACGCGGTCTTCACCTTCATTCTGCTGACGGCGTGCGGAGTCGCCTATGCCCCTGTGCTCGCAGCGCTCGCATTCCCCATCACCCTGATTCCGCTCGTCGGCCCAGTTATCAACCTCATTCTCATCACCTTCGTGTCGTTGTTCACCTCCCCGGGTGCCGCCCTCATCGTCTTTCTCGTGATGCTCGTCTACGTGCAGGTCGAGTCGTACGTTCTCACTCCACGCATCGTCGGCAAGGCCATCAGCATTCCGGGCTCACTCGTGCTGATCGGCGCGCTCATCGGCGGAACCCTGCTCGGCCTGATCGGCGCGCTCATCGCGTGCCCGGTGAGTGCCTCGCTGTTGCTCATCATGAAGAAGGTCGTCGTACCGGCCCAGAACACCCGTTAG
- the glyA gene encoding serine hydroxymethyltransferase, whose amino-acid sequence MSTSPAPVRSSLPSTFNDPLATVDPEIAAVLQSELGRQRGTLEMIASENFVPRAVLQAQGSVLTNKYAEGYPGRRYYGGCEFVDVAENLARDRAKALFGAEHANVQPHAGAQANAAALMALATIGDTILGQELSHGGHLTHGMKLNFSGKNYQATSYGVDPQSYLVDMDVVREKALEHRPTVLIAGWSAYPRQLDFSAFRAIADEVGAKLWVDMAHFAGLVAAGLHPSPVPFADVVTSTVHKTLAGPRSGVVLSTAEYAKKVDSAVFPGQQGGPLMHVIAAKATAFKLAGEPEFRDRQQRTLDGAKIIAERLMAADTVAAGVSVLTGGTDVHLVLVDLRNAPIDGKQAEDLLHEVGITVNRNSIPFDPRPPMVTSGLRIGTSALATRGFDSEEFSEVAEIIASALKPSPDIEALRARVLTLTDGFPLYDGLENW is encoded by the coding sequence ATGTCTACCAGTCCCGCGCCCGTTCGCAGTTCATTGCCCTCGACTTTCAACGATCCGCTGGCCACCGTCGATCCGGAGATCGCGGCAGTACTGCAGAGTGAGCTGGGTCGCCAGCGTGGCACTCTCGAGATGATCGCCAGCGAGAACTTCGTGCCGAGGGCTGTGCTGCAGGCACAGGGCTCTGTGCTGACGAACAAGTATGCCGAGGGGTATCCCGGCCGTCGTTACTACGGCGGTTGCGAATTCGTCGACGTTGCAGAGAACCTGGCTCGGGACCGCGCCAAGGCGCTCTTCGGGGCTGAGCACGCCAATGTACAGCCCCACGCCGGGGCGCAGGCGAATGCGGCAGCGCTGATGGCGCTCGCCACGATCGGCGACACCATCCTCGGCCAGGAACTCTCTCACGGTGGCCACCTGACCCACGGTATGAAGCTCAACTTCTCGGGCAAGAACTACCAGGCGACCTCCTACGGTGTCGACCCGCAGAGCTACCTGGTCGACATGGACGTCGTTCGCGAGAAGGCGCTCGAACACCGCCCGACGGTATTGATCGCCGGATGGTCTGCCTACCCCCGCCAGCTCGACTTCTCGGCATTCCGCGCCATCGCCGACGAGGTCGGCGCCAAACTCTGGGTCGACATGGCCCACTTCGCCGGTCTCGTCGCCGCAGGCCTGCACCCCTCGCCCGTGCCCTTCGCCGACGTCGTCACGTCGACGGTGCACAAGACCCTCGCCGGCCCCCGCAGCGGCGTGGTGTTGAGCACGGCCGAATACGCGAAGAAGGTCGACTCCGCTGTCTTTCCTGGCCAGCAGGGCGGCCCTCTGATGCACGTGATCGCGGCGAAGGCGACAGCCTTCAAGCTCGCCGGAGAGCCGGAATTCCGAGACCGCCAGCAGCGCACGCTCGACGGCGCCAAGATCATCGCCGAGCGCCTCATGGCAGCTGATACGGTCGCGGCCGGCGTCAGCGTGCTCACCGGCGGTACCGACGTTCACCTCGTGCTCGTCGACCTTCGCAACGCCCCCATTGACGGCAAGCAGGCAGAAGACCTCCTGCACGAGGTCGGAATCACCGTGAACCGCAACTCCATTCCGTTCGACCCTCGCCCCCCGATGGTGACCTCGGGACTGCGCATCGGCACCTCGGCGCTCGCCACCCGCGGGTTCGACAGCGAAGAGTTCTCCGAGGTCGCCGAAATCATCGCCAGTGCGCTGAAGCCTTCTCCCGATATCGAGGCGCTCCGGGCTCGGGTTCTCACGCTGACAGACGGATTCCCCCTGTACGACGGGCTCGAGAACTGGTGA
- a CDS encoding rhodanese-like domain-containing protein, whose amino-acid sequence MNEITVTQLSELQGVTLIDVREPDEYAAVRVPGAINIPLGTIADAKLPEGELYVICQLGGRSAKATEYLSGAGVTATNIAGGTAAWVQAGLPTDSGTD is encoded by the coding sequence ATGAACGAGATAACGGTGACTCAACTCTCAGAGCTTCAGGGCGTGACCCTGATCGACGTGCGTGAACCCGACGAGTACGCCGCAGTGCGCGTACCGGGTGCGATCAACATTCCGCTGGGCACGATTGCCGACGCGAAGCTCCCCGAGGGCGAGCTCTACGTGATCTGCCAGCTGGGTGGCCGGAGCGCCAAGGCGACCGAGTACCTGAGTGGAGCCGGGGTGACAGCGACGAATATCGCCGGTGGCACGGCGGCCTGGGTGCAGGCCGGGTTGCCGACCGATTCCGGTACTGATTGA
- a CDS encoding leucyl aminopeptidase — protein sequence MALGTYKLIASDFSPIPSQAPGATPGIRVVGEVSAGLEAIGFLVGTSGDVPDEIGLDREALERSGFDGKAGASLALPQLQGPQFIVVGAGDPDGQTPASLRDAAAAFARAAHKYAQIGIHLGDTFDLDPAVVGQMISEGVLLARYRYVTLKTETKHVPLVSLDIMVAPIVADEVLSGVHRGEVFARAACIARDLANTPPSHLTATDFGEVAGELGAEYGIGVELFDKQQIIEMGCGGLLGVNAGSIEEPRIIKLTYTAKPTDGGEVADAAAGAPRTPHLAFVGKGIMYDSGGISLKPSDPMHFLMKMDMAGAAAVLGAMTALETLGCPAAVTAFLMCTDNMPSGSAMKLGDVLTIRGGKTVEVKNTDAEGRLVMSDALVLATEESPDAIVDIATLTGAAVAALGTHTAAVLGNDQALVDQALASSRATDESVWQLPLEHRYLSQLKSEVADLSNLGGKYAGATTAALFLNEFVGDTAWAHLDIAGTMMAEADDSWRTQGATGFGTRLLIDFALNFAPTRAASE from the coding sequence ATGGCACTCGGAACGTACAAGCTCATTGCCAGCGACTTCAGCCCCATTCCGTCCCAGGCGCCGGGGGCGACGCCGGGCATCCGGGTCGTCGGCGAGGTCTCGGCTGGTCTTGAGGCCATCGGCTTCCTCGTGGGTACCAGTGGCGACGTGCCAGACGAGATCGGGCTCGACCGGGAGGCGCTTGAGCGTTCGGGCTTCGACGGCAAGGCCGGTGCGAGTCTGGCGCTCCCTCAACTGCAGGGCCCCCAGTTCATCGTGGTCGGGGCCGGAGACCCCGATGGCCAGACTCCCGCGTCTCTTCGCGACGCCGCCGCAGCGTTCGCCCGCGCTGCTCACAAGTATGCCCAGATCGGTATACACCTCGGCGACACCTTCGACCTGGACCCGGCCGTCGTGGGGCAGATGATCTCTGAAGGCGTTCTGCTCGCGAGATATCGCTACGTGACTCTGAAGACCGAGACCAAACACGTTCCGCTCGTCTCGCTCGACATCATGGTGGCGCCCATTGTCGCCGATGAGGTCCTCAGCGGCGTGCATCGCGGCGAGGTCTTCGCCAGAGCGGCCTGCATCGCTCGCGATCTGGCGAACACCCCGCCCAGCCACCTCACGGCGACCGATTTCGGCGAGGTCGCTGGTGAACTCGGCGCCGAATACGGTATCGGCGTGGAGCTCTTCGACAAGCAGCAGATCATCGAGATGGGCTGCGGCGGACTGCTGGGCGTGAATGCCGGCAGCATTGAGGAGCCGCGCATCATCAAACTGACCTACACGGCGAAGCCCACAGACGGCGGCGAGGTTGCTGACGCGGCAGCGGGGGCACCCAGGACCCCGCACCTCGCCTTCGTCGGCAAGGGCATCATGTACGACTCCGGCGGAATCTCGCTGAAGCCCTCCGACCCGATGCACTTCCTCATGAAGATGGACATGGCGGGAGCCGCGGCGGTGTTGGGCGCGATGACGGCGCTCGAGACCCTCGGATGCCCGGCTGCCGTCACCGCCTTCCTGATGTGCACCGACAACATGCCCTCGGGTTCGGCCATGAAACTCGGTGACGTTCTCACCATCCGCGGCGGCAAGACCGTCGAGGTGAAGAACACCGATGCAGAGGGGCGGCTCGTGATGTCCGACGCCCTGGTGCTCGCGACGGAGGAGTCGCCTGACGCCATCGTCGACATCGCCACCCTCACGGGAGCCGCTGTTGCGGCACTCGGTACGCACACTGCCGCGGTGCTCGGTAACGACCAGGCGCTGGTCGACCAGGCACTCGCTTCATCGCGGGCGACCGATGAGTCCGTCTGGCAACTCCCGCTCGAACACCGGTACCTGTCGCAACTCAAGTCTGAGGTCGCCGACCTGTCGAACCTCGGCGGCAAGTACGCCGGGGCGACGACCGCTGCGCTCTTCCTGAACGAGTTCGTCGGGGACACAGCGTGGGCCCACCTCGACATCGCCGGCACGATGATGGCTGAGGCCGACGATTCCTGGCGCACCCAGGGCGCGACCGGTTTCGGAACTCGGCTGCTCATCGACTTCGCGCTGAACTTCGCACCGACCCGCGCGGCCTCCGAGTGA
- the cls gene encoding cardiolipin synthase: MQEVETVTLLLVLAHVVIGFTATVLVSANRRPSAAIAWVLTIIFIPFAGAFVFFLIGFGRLPAGRRAKQREVNELMLARTVGLSQLSHRNEWPEWLESAARLNLNLGALPMVGGNRAELLPDYQGSIDRMIKAIDTATEYVHVQFYILVLDDTTASFFAALRRARARGVVVRVLSDHVSGFLLPRRKETLAAFSDMGAEWRAMLPLRPLKGQWQRPDLRNHRKLVVVDGRIGFTGSQNLIDSTYLKKKNIARGLHWHELMMSLEGPAVRELDAVFVSDWYSETDELLALDTSPVILGAAPDLLDAQVLPSGPSFENDNNLKLYVLLIQNARKRVSITSPYFVPEESTLLAMITAASRGLEVELFVSAIGDQTLVYHAQRSYYEALLRAGVSIYLYRAPTVLHSKHFSIDDDVAVVGSSNMDIRSFSLNMEVSVLVQGREFVDRLRAVEDDYRANSDRLDLETWLKRPLGQKISDNLARLTSSLQ; the protein is encoded by the coding sequence ATGCAAGAAGTCGAGACCGTCACCCTGCTCCTGGTGCTGGCGCACGTCGTCATCGGGTTCACAGCCACTGTTCTGGTGTCGGCGAACCGCAGGCCCTCTGCTGCCATCGCCTGGGTGCTCACCATCATCTTCATCCCCTTCGCGGGCGCGTTCGTGTTCTTCCTCATCGGGTTCGGGCGCCTGCCCGCTGGCCGCCGGGCGAAGCAGCGTGAGGTGAACGAACTCATGCTTGCGCGCACCGTGGGGCTCTCGCAGCTCAGTCACCGAAACGAGTGGCCCGAGTGGCTGGAGTCTGCCGCACGGCTGAACCTCAACCTTGGTGCCCTGCCGATGGTCGGCGGCAATCGTGCAGAGCTGCTGCCCGACTACCAGGGCTCGATCGACCGGATGATCAAAGCCATCGACACCGCGACCGAGTACGTGCACGTGCAGTTCTACATCCTGGTGCTCGACGACACGACGGCCTCGTTCTTCGCCGCGCTTCGCCGAGCACGCGCGCGAGGAGTCGTCGTGCGCGTTCTCTCCGACCACGTCTCCGGTTTCCTGCTGCCGCGCCGCAAGGAGACCCTTGCCGCGTTCAGCGACATGGGCGCCGAATGGAGGGCGATGCTGCCGCTTCGGCCGCTGAAGGGGCAATGGCAACGACCCGACCTCCGCAACCACCGCAAGCTGGTCGTGGTCGACGGCAGGATTGGTTTCACCGGCTCGCAGAATCTCATCGATTCGACATACCTGAAGAAGAAGAACATCGCCAGGGGCCTGCACTGGCATGAGCTGATGATGAGCCTCGAAGGCCCGGCCGTGCGTGAGCTCGACGCCGTCTTCGTCTCCGATTGGTACAGCGAGACCGACGAGTTGCTCGCACTCGACACAAGCCCGGTCATCCTCGGTGCGGCCCCTGACCTTCTCGACGCCCAGGTGCTGCCGAGCGGCCCCAGTTTCGAGAACGACAACAACCTCAAGCTCTATGTGCTCCTCATCCAGAATGCCCGCAAGCGTGTGAGCATCACGAGCCCCTACTTCGTTCCGGAGGAGTCGACCCTCCTGGCCATGATCACCGCGGCGTCGAGAGGGCTCGAGGTCGAACTCTTCGTCTCGGCGATCGGAGACCAGACGCTCGTCTACCACGCCCAGCGCTCGTACTACGAAGCCCTGCTTCGCGCCGGAGTCTCGATCTACCTGTATCGCGCACCAACCGTTCTTCACTCGAAGCACTTCTCCATCGACGACGATGTGGCGGTCGTGGGCTCGAGCAACATGGACATCCGGTCGTTCAGCCTCAACATGGAGGTCTCGGTGCTCGTGCAGGGCCGCGAGTTCGTGGATCGCCTGCGCGCCGTTGAAGACGACTACCGTGCCAACAGCGACCGACTCGACCTCGAAACGTGGCTGAAGCGGCCCCTGGGCCAGAAGATCAGCGACAATCTGGCCCGCCTGACGTCCTCGCTGCAGTAG
- the araA gene encoding L-arabinose isomerase produces the protein MSTLESSLAPYEIWFFTGSQNLYGEETLRQVAEQSQQIVQTLGGTDTIPVKIVWKPVLKDAESIRRAALDVNADDTVIGVIAWMHTFSPAKMWIGGLEALQKPLLHLHTQANVELPYADIDFDFMNLNQAAHGDREFGYIQTRLGVARKTVVGHASHPRVQAQIADWSRAAAGWQAVKTLKLARFGDNMRYVAVTEGDKTEAEIRFGVQVNTWGVNDLAAAVDAASDAAVDALVAEFEELYDVVPELRTGGDRHQSLRDGAAIEIGLRSFLEEGGFGAFTTSFEDLGSLKQLPGLAVQRLMAEGYGFGAEGDWKTAILVRAANVMGAGLPGGASLMEDYTYDLVEGAETILGAHMLEVSPSLTSAKPTLEIHPLGIGGKDDPVRLVFTADPGPAVVVAMSDMRDRFRLVANVVEVVEPRAPLPNLPVGRAVWRPAPDFATSAAAWLTAGAAHHTVMSTAIGIEVFEDFAAIAKTELLTIDKDTTLKAFSNEVRWNQAYYRLAQGL, from the coding sequence ATGAGCACACTCGAATCATCCCTCGCCCCGTACGAGATCTGGTTCTTCACCGGCAGCCAGAACCTCTACGGCGAGGAGACCCTCCGCCAGGTCGCGGAACAGTCGCAGCAGATCGTCCAGACCCTCGGCGGCACCGACACCATTCCGGTGAAGATCGTCTGGAAGCCGGTACTGAAAGACGCGGAGTCCATCCGCCGCGCCGCTCTCGACGTCAACGCCGACGACACGGTCATCGGCGTCATCGCCTGGATGCACACCTTCAGCCCGGCGAAGATGTGGATCGGCGGGCTCGAAGCGCTTCAGAAACCACTGTTGCACCTGCACACGCAGGCCAACGTCGAGTTGCCCTACGCCGACATCGACTTCGACTTCATGAACCTCAACCAGGCGGCCCACGGCGACCGTGAGTTCGGGTACATCCAGACCCGTCTCGGTGTTGCGCGCAAGACGGTCGTCGGCCACGCCTCTCACCCCCGCGTGCAGGCCCAGATCGCGGACTGGTCGCGAGCCGCCGCCGGGTGGCAGGCCGTCAAGACCCTCAAGCTCGCTCGATTCGGCGACAACATGCGCTACGTCGCCGTCACCGAGGGCGACAAGACGGAGGCGGAGATCCGCTTCGGCGTTCAGGTCAACACCTGGGGTGTGAACGATCTTGCCGCCGCCGTCGATGCAGCCAGTGACGCCGCCGTCGACGCCCTCGTCGCCGAGTTCGAAGAGCTCTACGACGTTGTTCCGGAACTGCGCACGGGCGGCGACCGTCACCAGTCACTGCGAGACGGTGCCGCGATCGAGATCGGCCTGCGCTCCTTCCTCGAAGAAGGCGGTTTCGGCGCATTCACCACGAGTTTCGAAGACCTCGGCTCGCTCAAACAGCTGCCAGGCCTTGCCGTGCAGCGTCTGATGGCCGAGGGCTATGGCTTCGGTGCAGAGGGTGACTGGAAGACCGCGATCCTCGTTCGTGCAGCGAACGTCATGGGCGCCGGCCTTCCCGGCGGCGCGAGCCTCATGGAGGACTACACCTACGACCTCGTCGAGGGCGCTGAAACGATTCTCGGAGCACACATGCTCGAGGTCAGCCCCTCCCTCACCTCTGCGAAGCCGACCCTCGAGATCCACCCGCTCGGCATCGGTGGCAAAGACGACCCGGTGCGCCTGGTATTCACCGCCGACCCCGGGCCGGCGGTCGTCGTCGCCATGAGTGACATGCGTGACCGCTTTCGCCTGGTCGCCAACGTCGTCGAGGTCGTCGAGCCGCGCGCACCCCTGCCGAACCTGCCCGTCGGCCGTGCCGTCTGGCGCCCGGCACCCGACTTCGCAACGTCTGCTGCAGCGTGGCTCACCGCTGGCGCGGCTCACCACACGGTGATGTCGACGGCGATCGGCATCGAGGTGTTCGAGGATTTCGCCGCCATCGCGAAGACCGAACTACTCACCATCGACAAGGACACCACCCTCAAGGCCTTCTCCAACGAGGTTCGCTGGAACCAGGCCTACTACCGTCTCGCGCAGGGGCTCTAG
- a CDS encoding isopenicillin N synthase family dioxygenase encodes MISLPVLDLSRLDQGPAEAQAFRDELREVTHTVGFFYLTGHGVPSALIDELIAVSRRFFDLPEEQKLAIENVHSPQFRGYTRVGGELTAGGVDWREQIDIGIDREAVTDPAADDYWRLEGPNLWPEQLPELREVVDRWTSELNAVAMRLMRAWALALGSPESVFDEAFADHPFSLLKIVRYPGESTDTPKQGVGSHRDGGVLTLLMVEPGKGGLQVEHDGEWIEAPPMPGAFVVNIGEMLELATGGYLKATLHRVESPKVGSERISIPFFFNPALDTVMPRLELPAELAAEARGLSVDPNDSPILETYGENALRYRLRAHPNVVEIHHADLLQRAAR; translated from the coding sequence GTGATCTCCTTACCCGTTCTCGACCTCTCCCGACTAGACCAAGGCCCTGCTGAAGCGCAGGCCTTTCGCGATGAGCTGCGGGAGGTGACACACACTGTCGGCTTCTTCTATCTCACCGGCCACGGGGTACCCTCGGCCCTGATCGACGAACTGATTGCGGTCTCGCGACGTTTCTTCGACCTTCCAGAGGAGCAGAAGCTCGCCATCGAGAACGTACACAGCCCCCAATTCCGCGGCTACACGAGGGTGGGCGGCGAACTGACCGCCGGTGGGGTCGACTGGCGGGAGCAGATCGACATCGGCATCGATCGCGAGGCGGTCACAGATCCCGCTGCGGACGACTACTGGCGCCTGGAGGGCCCGAACCTGTGGCCCGAGCAGCTGCCCGAGCTCCGCGAGGTGGTCGACCGCTGGACAAGCGAGCTCAACGCCGTCGCGATGCGACTCATGCGTGCGTGGGCGCTCGCGCTGGGTTCGCCCGAGAGCGTTTTCGACGAAGCGTTTGCCGATCATCCATTCTCCTTGCTGAAGATCGTGCGCTACCCCGGCGAGTCGACGGATACGCCCAAACAGGGTGTCGGCTCGCATCGTGATGGGGGAGTGCTCACCCTGTTGATGGTCGAACCGGGCAAGGGCGGCCTGCAGGTCGAGCACGATGGAGAGTGGATCGAGGCGCCCCCTATGCCGGGTGCGTTCGTGGTCAACATTGGCGAGATGCTGGAGCTCGCAACGGGCGGTTACCTCAAGGCCACACTGCACCGGGTCGAGTCGCCGAAGGTCGGGTCGGAGCGGATTTCGATCCCGTTCTTCTTCAACCCCGCGCTTGACACGGTGATGCCGAGGCTCGAACTGCCGGCCGAACTCGCCGCCGAGGCCCGGGGCCTCTCGGTCGACCCGAACGACAGCCCGATTCTCGAGACCTACGGGGAGAATGCGCTGCGGTATCGCCTGCGCGCACACCCGAACGTGGTCGAAATCCACCACGCCGACCTGCTGCAGCGTGCGGCTCGCTAA
- a CDS encoding YcnI family copper-binding membrane protein, with product MNNSTFRRAGLAVCLTAFLALATPLAASAHVHVDPGQATAGDYSTLTFKVPNESATASTTKLEIDLPTDTPFGSVSYQPVPGWSTEVVQSTLATPVKTDDGTVTEAPTKITWTADAGAGIAPGQFQLFAISVGPIPDTGSIVLPTHQTYSDGTLSNWVNPTPASGAEPEDPAPTLYVNDAPPVEAGATGTTVSATQTADSAATSSSESNSGSTSLAVGLGLGALALGAVALVISVLAFTRRNGSTKN from the coding sequence ATGAACAACAGCACTTTCCGTCGCGCCGGCCTTGCCGTCTGCCTGACCGCCTTTCTCGCCCTCGCGACCCCGCTTGCAGCGAGCGCCCACGTGCACGTCGACCCCGGCCAGGCAACGGCGGGCGACTACTCCACTCTCACCTTCAAGGTGCCCAATGAATCAGCAACAGCGAGCACGACGAAGCTCGAGATCGACCTGCCCACCGACACCCCGTTCGGCAGTGTCTCCTACCAGCCGGTACCCGGATGGAGCACCGAGGTGGTGCAGAGCACGCTTGCGACACCGGTGAAGACCGACGACGGTACCGTCACCGAGGCCCCGACGAAAATCACCTGGACGGCCGATGCCGGAGCGGGAATCGCGCCCGGCCAGTTCCAGCTTTTCGCCATCTCCGTCGGTCCGATCCCCGACACCGGCAGCATCGTGTTGCCGACGCACCAGACGTACTCTGACGGCACCCTCTCGAACTGGGTGAACCCGACGCCTGCTTCAGGCGCCGAGCCGGAAGACCCCGCGCCGACGCTCTACGTGAACGACGCGCCACCAGTCGAAGCTGGTGCCACCGGAACCACGGTCTCTGCAACCCAGACGGCCGACTCGGCGGCGACGTCGAGCTCCGAATCGAATTCAGGGTCGACATCACTGGCGGTCGGACTCGGTCTTGGCGCGCTCGCCCTCGGTGCAGTCGCCCTGGTGATCTCGGTGCTGGCTTTCACCCGCAGGAATGGTTCGACAAAGAACTAG
- a CDS encoding META domain-containing protein — MAQLARMVALAAAALAAISLAGCASSNTGSAGSSTPAPTASSTSSIHPGSLVGVWTLGQKVDAPEQPFVAFVQDNTWLASDGCNRVRGTWNVDADGTLTTTSGPQTMMACDGAQIPLAVTEGTHVSVNGDYLTITSAHGAAETQLVRSTDSTVGPSGRPIGYWTETRTSTSPFLSISTDGTYSGSDGCNRLAGSWTSNADDSITFSQGISTLMACEGVDTWLSGAASGTVRSGVMTIQGADGTMLGQLTAL, encoded by the coding sequence ATGGCACAGTTAGCTAGAATGGTTGCACTGGCTGCGGCCGCCCTCGCCGCGATCAGCCTCGCCGGGTGTGCAAGCTCGAATACGGGCAGCGCGGGCAGCAGTACGCCGGCCCCCACCGCGTCATCGACCTCGTCCATCCACCCCGGAAGCCTCGTGGGCGTCTGGACCCTCGGCCAGAAGGTCGATGCGCCCGAGCAGCCGTTCGTCGCCTTCGTCCAGGACAACACCTGGCTCGCCTCTGACGGCTGCAACCGTGTGCGCGGCACGTGGAACGTCGACGCCGACGGCACATTGACCACGACGTCAGGCCCCCAGACCATGATGGCCTGCGACGGAGCCCAGATTCCCCTCGCGGTGACCGAGGGCACCCACGTCTCAGTCAACGGCGACTACCTCACAATCACGAGCGCCCACGGCGCAGCAGAGACCCAACTGGTCAGGTCGACCGACTCGACCGTCGGTCCATCTGGCCGGCCGATCGGGTACTGGACCGAGACCCGCACCTCGACGTCGCCCTTCCTCTCGATCTCGACAGATGGCACCTATTCCGGCAGTGACGGGTGCAACCGGTTGGCGGGCTCCTGGACCTCGAACGCCGACGACTCGATCACCTTCAGCCAGGGAATCTCCACCCTGATGGCGTGCGAGGGTGTCGACACGTGGTTGAGCGGCGCAGCATCCGGAACCGTGCGATCGGGCGTCATGACGATCCAGGGCGCTGACGGAACGATGCTCGGCCAGCTCACGGCACTCTGA
- a CDS encoding aldose 1-epimerase family protein has translation MIDGPAVNTVLPPTGEQFALSFTGRGGSSTAIVTEVAAALRELILDGVESVESHSEASLPPMASGIVLVPWPNRVAGGAWSLDGAPQQLDITEPVTGNAIHGLLRNTAYRLVERTENSVTLGAMVFPQHGYPFRLATEVQYTLDDDGLTVIHRIENESGAPAPVAVGSHPYLRVGDVPVHELVLTVDASTMFEVDARAIPTAEVAVDDSDFDLRAGRVIGTLSIDHGYGGVGVHGGVSLHSVSAPDGSATELWADENFAFVQVFTPSAFPRESGAGYAVAIEPMTAPANALNTGEGLRWLAPGEAWELRWGIRHRAS, from the coding sequence GTGATCGACGGCCCGGCCGTGAATACGGTGCTGCCGCCGACGGGCGAACAGTTCGCGCTGTCGTTCACTGGCCGCGGGGGCTCCTCGACAGCCATCGTCACCGAAGTGGCGGCGGCGCTGCGTGAGCTGATCCTCGACGGAGTCGAATCGGTCGAATCGCACAGCGAAGCGTCCCTGCCTCCGATGGCCTCGGGTATCGTGCTCGTGCCGTGGCCCAACAGGGTAGCCGGTGGCGCCTGGAGCCTCGACGGTGCCCCTCAACAGCTCGACATCACCGAGCCGGTGACCGGCAACGCCATCCACGGCCTGCTGCGCAACACCGCGTACCGCCTCGTCGAGCGCACCGAGAACTCGGTAACGCTCGGCGCCATGGTCTTTCCGCAGCACGGTTACCCGTTCCGGCTTGCGACCGAGGTGCAGTATACGCTCGACGACGACGGCCTCACCGTGATCCACCGCATAGAGAACGAATCGGGCGCGCCCGCTCCTGTTGCCGTGGGTTCGCATCCCTACCTGAGGGTCGGTGATGTTCCGGTCCACGAGCTGGTGCTCACCGTCGATGCCTCGACCATGTTCGAAGTGGATGCCCGGGCCATCCCGACTGCGGAGGTCGCCGTCGACGACTCCGACTTCGACCTGCGCGCTGGCCGCGTCATCGGAACACTCTCGATCGACCACGGCTACGGCGGGGTGGGAGTGCACGGCGGGGTGTCGCTCCACTCCGTTTCGGCACCGGACGGCTCGGCAACCGAACTGTGGGCAGACGAGAACTTCGCGTTTGTGCAGGTGTTCACGCCATCCGCCTTTCCGCGTGAATCCGGCGCAGGTTATGCCGTTGCCATTGAACCGATGACTGCCCCGGCCAACGCGCTCAATACCGGCGAAGGGCTGCGCTGGCTCGCCCCAGGCGAGGCCTGGGAGCTCCGCTGGGGCATCCGCCACCGCGCCTCCTGA